Proteins co-encoded in one Pseudophryne corroboree isolate aPseCor3 chromosome 1, aPseCor3.hap2, whole genome shotgun sequence genomic window:
- the PRR16 gene encoding protein Largen isoform X6, producing the protein MPLEVVDQIDTLTSDLQLEDEMTDSSKTDTLNSSSSSTTASSLDKIKLRANAPLITPPAHPSAILTVLRKPNPPPPPPRLTPVKFEETQRLINSSNTGKNNGMLLRNGGLPGGTVKLPNGDRCTIHTIKVDKMTGQQITHRPEKDRCTQASTKERVRFSENVLYHGYCPDCDVRSEVRNKDVHLHEESVNLTGKIPHHCPLPPPPTPPFPIENGGLGITTSSCHPPLKPGNQPPPTAPKPQKTILRKSTTTTV; encoded by the coding sequence GTGGTTGACCAAATAGACACTTTAACGTCGGATCTGCAGCTGGAAGATGAGATGACAGACAGCTCAAAGACAGACACATTGAATAGCAGCTCAAGCAGCACAACAGCTTCCAGCTTAGATAAGATTAAACTCCGAGCTAATGCACCTTTAATAACCCCACCTGCACACCCCTCAGCCATCCTGACAGTACTCAGAAAGCCCAATCCACCCCCGCCACCTCCACGGTTAACTCCAGTGAAATTTGAAGAAACGCAAAGGTTAATTAACTCATCCAATACTGGGAAGAATAATGGAATGTTGCTTCGGAATGGTGGTTTGCCAGGGGGAACTGTCAAGCTTCCTAATGGTGACAGATGTACAATTCATACTATAAAAGTGGATAAAATGACAGGACAGCAGATAACACATAGACCAGAAAAGGACCGTTGTACTCAGGCTTCAACGAAAGAACGTGTACGTTTTAGTGAAAATGTTCTCTACCATGGCTACTGCCCGGACTGTGATGTGCGATCTGAAGTGAGGAACAAAGATGTACATCTACATGAGGAATCTGTTAATCTGACGGGAAAAATCCCCCATCACTGTCCTTTACCGCCACCACCCACACCTCCATTTCCTATTGAAAACGGTGGCCTGGGAATCACCACCAGTAGCTGTCACCCTCCATTAAAGCCTGGAAATCAGCCTCCGCCAACTGCACCAAAACCACAAAAAACTATATTGAGGAAATCAACCACTACAACTgtgtga
- the PRR16 gene encoding protein Largen isoform X7: MTDSSKTDTLNSSSSSTTASSLDKIKLRANAPLITPPAHPSAILTVLRKPNPPPPPPRLTPVKFEETQRLINSSNTGKNNGMLLRNGGLPGGTVKLPNGDRCTIHTIKVDKMTGQQITHRPEKDRCTQASTKERVRFSENVLYHGYCPDCDVRSEVRNKDVHLHEESVNLTGKIPHHCPLPPPPTPPFPIENGGLGITTSSCHPPLKPGNQPPPTAPKPQKTILRKSTTTTV; this comes from the coding sequence ATGACAGACAGCTCAAAGACAGACACATTGAATAGCAGCTCAAGCAGCACAACAGCTTCCAGCTTAGATAAGATTAAACTCCGAGCTAATGCACCTTTAATAACCCCACCTGCACACCCCTCAGCCATCCTGACAGTACTCAGAAAGCCCAATCCACCCCCGCCACCTCCACGGTTAACTCCAGTGAAATTTGAAGAAACGCAAAGGTTAATTAACTCATCCAATACTGGGAAGAATAATGGAATGTTGCTTCGGAATGGTGGTTTGCCAGGGGGAACTGTCAAGCTTCCTAATGGTGACAGATGTACAATTCATACTATAAAAGTGGATAAAATGACAGGACAGCAGATAACACATAGACCAGAAAAGGACCGTTGTACTCAGGCTTCAACGAAAGAACGTGTACGTTTTAGTGAAAATGTTCTCTACCATGGCTACTGCCCGGACTGTGATGTGCGATCTGAAGTGAGGAACAAAGATGTACATCTACATGAGGAATCTGTTAATCTGACGGGAAAAATCCCCCATCACTGTCCTTTACCGCCACCACCCACACCTCCATTTCCTATTGAAAACGGTGGCCTGGGAATCACCACCAGTAGCTGTCACCCTCCATTAAAGCCTGGAAATCAGCCTCCGCCAACTGCACCAAAACCACAAAAAACTATATTGAGGAAATCAACCACTACAACTgtgtga
- the PRR16 gene encoding protein Largen isoform X5, whose amino-acid sequence MPLLGSLVEVQKVVDQIDTLTSDLQLEDEMTDSSKTDTLNSSSSSTTASSLDKIKLRANAPLITPPAHPSAILTVLRKPNPPPPPPRLTPVKFEETQRLINSSNTGKNNGMLLRNGGLPGGTVKLPNGDRCTIHTIKVDKMTGQQITHRPEKDRCTQASTKERVRFSENVLYHGYCPDCDVRSEVRNKDVHLHEESVNLTGKIPHHCPLPPPPTPPFPIENGGLGITTSSCHPPLKPGNQPPPTAPKPQKTILRKSTTTTV is encoded by the coding sequence GTGGTTGACCAAATAGACACTTTAACGTCGGATCTGCAGCTGGAAGATGAGATGACAGACAGCTCAAAGACAGACACATTGAATAGCAGCTCAAGCAGCACAACAGCTTCCAGCTTAGATAAGATTAAACTCCGAGCTAATGCACCTTTAATAACCCCACCTGCACACCCCTCAGCCATCCTGACAGTACTCAGAAAGCCCAATCCACCCCCGCCACCTCCACGGTTAACTCCAGTGAAATTTGAAGAAACGCAAAGGTTAATTAACTCATCCAATACTGGGAAGAATAATGGAATGTTGCTTCGGAATGGTGGTTTGCCAGGGGGAACTGTCAAGCTTCCTAATGGTGACAGATGTACAATTCATACTATAAAAGTGGATAAAATGACAGGACAGCAGATAACACATAGACCAGAAAAGGACCGTTGTACTCAGGCTTCAACGAAAGAACGTGTACGTTTTAGTGAAAATGTTCTCTACCATGGCTACTGCCCGGACTGTGATGTGCGATCTGAAGTGAGGAACAAAGATGTACATCTACATGAGGAATCTGTTAATCTGACGGGAAAAATCCCCCATCACTGTCCTTTACCGCCACCACCCACACCTCCATTTCCTATTGAAAACGGTGGCCTGGGAATCACCACCAGTAGCTGTCACCCTCCATTAAAGCCTGGAAATCAGCCTCCGCCAACTGCACCAAAACCACAAAAAACTATATTGAGGAAATCAACCACTACAACTgtgtga